In the Colletotrichum lupini chromosome 4, complete sequence genome, ACCTCTAGATCTCATAAACCCTCAACACCACACACGTCACAACCATGAAGCTCCTCTACCCCACCTCCCTCAAGCTCGACGTCGACAGCCTCCAAGGCTTCTCCGTCGACCTCGTCCCCTACGACGTGAAGACCACCATCCCCGAGGAGCACACAGACGCCGAGATCCTCGTCACCTGGACAAACTCAGCCGACAACCTCAAGGACGCCGCCGCCCGCCTCAAGAACATCAAGTGGATCCAGTCCCTCGCCGCCGGCCCCAACGACGTCCTCTCCGCTGGCTTCGACACCTCCAAGGTAACAGTCACCACCGGCTCAGGCCTCCACGACCACACCGTCGCAGAGCACGCCCTCGGCCTCCTCCTCAACGCCGCCCGCCGCTTCTACGAGATGCGCGACTACCAGCTCCAGTCAAAGTGGCCAGGCCACCTCGGCGGCCCGCAGCCCGACCGCCCCGCCAACGCCTTCACTACCCTCCGCGATGCTCGCGTGCTCATCTGGGGCTTCGGCAACATCGCCAAATCCCTCACCCCGCACCTCCGCGGCCTCGGCGCCCAGGTGAAGGGCGTCGCGCGCAACGCCGGCATCCGCGACGGCGTCGAGGTCTACGGCGAGGACAAGCTCGCCGAGCTCCTCCCCGAGACGGACGCCCTCGTCATGATCCTCCCCGGCTCCGAGTCCACCAAGAACGCGCTCAACGCCGCGCGCCTCAAGCAGCTGCCCAAGCACGCGTGGATCGTCAACGTCGGCCGCGGCACGTCCATCGACGAGGAGGCGCTCGTGGACGCGCTCGAGGCGGGCGAGGTCGGCGGCGCGGCGCTGGACGTGTTTGTCACCGAGCCGTTGCCCGAGTCGAGCCGGTTGTGGAAGGCGCCGAACGTTGTTGTCTCGCCGCATGCTGCTGGTGGAAGGCCGCAGGGCGCGGAGGCGTTGATTGCGTATAACTTGAGGCGGTTCCGTGCTAGCCAGTCGTTGAAGAATGTCATCTAAGGTGCGGCGGCTTTTTTTGAAGTGAAAAAAATGGATGGAGAGCGTGGTTTGGTGGATAATAGACATGATTGATACAATGCTCAATACAAAACGACCTTCATGATTCCAGAGTCTGACCTATGCGTCGCCCCTTTCTGCCCCTGCCCAGAACTCAACAGAGTGCCATGCCATGAGTAACAAGATGGACATAAGTACCATGATCCCTCTCCGTCATCTGGATATCATCTCGCTCAAGAGTCAAACGGCTCCGCAATCTTCTTCGCCCAGTAAACCTCCTCAGTCCACGACCACACCGTGACGTCAAGCGTTTCCTTCCACTCGTTTGTCTTCTCCATCCACGCTTCATGACAAGCCTTCTGGAGGTCCTCTCGAGTCATCCCCTCGAGGTTCTGGTGGAAAATGCCATTCTCAAGCTGGCACCAATCCCGGAGCAATCGGCAGCGATCCTCTGCCGATGTGCGGCAGACCTCCCGGTGCAGCCATTCGCTTACCCGGAACACAGCCTAGTCCGGGACGGAAGTCAACGGCACCACATCAAACTCTTCAGCGCAGAGGGCGAGCTGCTCCCGCGTGAGCTCCATCTCGTCTCCCATGCCTCCCATGATTGTATCCTCTCCAACAGCATCAAGTCCAGGCTGCGGCAGGTCAAAGTTTTTGAAAACTCTAGTGAGCTTCATGCTTCTGCCGGTGGTGATGATCGTCACGGCCCATTTCAAGATGAGGTCGTACGTCTTGGCCAGAATCAATCTGCTCTGCGGGTCGTCAACGACGCCAGGGTTATAACCGAGAACCATCGCCATAACAAAGTGGCCGCGGCGGTGTACTCGCCCAACCGTGGAAATACCGACTGTATCCGGGATATGATGCGCTCCCCGGGTTACGTCCCACTTCAGATCCGAGAACATCTTGACGGCAGAGGGAACGATGACTTCAAAGGCGATGCCGTGGGGAGGCACTCTTCCGGGGAAGACGTTGTTCCACGTGTCTTCGCGCAAACGCGCGGCGACTTTGTCGTGGTCGCGCACAAGGTAGTTCTCCGGTCTCATCAAGGTGAGACCCTGCTTCTTCCGCTCCATGGCGGGAAGGTCGTACTTTTGCTTGATGGCGTCCTTCAAGCCGTCAAACCAGGCGGAGGCGTCTTCTGGGGTCTTGGGCTTCACGGCTGGTTCGAAGTCGATCCACGGGAAGGTCTCGTAGTCGCCATTTTTGGCGACTAGAAGGCAGTTCAAGAACGTCAGCAGAGGGTTTCGGACTTGACGTCTGCGGTAGTACTTACACTTCTCATGGATGAAGTTCCATACATTGAAATCGATATACCAGGCGAACCATGCAGTCGAGACGGAGTCGCGACCCTCATGGATCAGTGATCTCGCCATTTGGTTTGCTCTCGCGGCCTTGACGCGTTCGTAGTCGAATTTGCGAGGGATACCCAGTTCCCTGAACTTTCCTTCGACGATCTCCGCTCGTCCTTCCGCTGCGAGAGCGATGTTCTCATCTTCCTCGCTCTCGTTCATCATCTCCTTAGATGGATCTGTGCTTGTTGGTTTGCTCTGAGTCTGCGATAATTGTTGCGATGGCTTTTCGTGGAATGGGGAAATTCTGGGTGGAAGAAGAAGCAATTGTAACGGTATGATGGAGGAAAGAAGCGATGAAGCTAAGGTAGGAAACTCGAGGCAGGTCTTGTGCTTCTGATTTCCCTCGTGGCAGCAAGAAGGGTGTTCTGGCAGCTCTTTTTTCCTGTTACTCTATCAACGGCGGGAGTTTGTCGTCCATCTAAAGTTCACATGCGACGA is a window encoding:
- a CDS encoding D-isomer specific 2-hydroxyacid dehydrogenase; the protein is MKLLYPTSLKLDVDSLQGFSVDLVPYDVKTTIPEEHTDAEILVTWTNSADNLKDAAARLKNIKWIQSLAAGPNDVLSAGFDTSKVTVTTGSGLHDHTVAEHALGLLLNAARRFYEMRDYQLQSKWPGHLGGPQPDRPANAFTTLRDARVLIWGFGNIAKSLTPHLRGLGAQVKGVARNAGIRDGVEVYGEDKLAELLPETDALVMILPGSESTKNALNAARLKQLPKHAWIVNVGRGTSIDEEALVDALEAGEVGGAALDVFVTEPLPESSRLWKAPNVVVSPHAAGGRPQGAEALIAYNLRRFRASQSLKNVI